The genome window GGGATGCGGAGGCTCGGGTGAGCATTGAACAAGCGGTGCTCGATGAACTTTTGCGCGGGACTCGTCAGGAAGAGGTCCGGGCGCAGGAGATCAAGGTAGAAAACGCACAAACAACGCTTAATGACGCAAAGAAAAACCTGGTTGATGTTATTCTCGATGCATTTACAAAGGGGGATGATGCGATACGCAATAAGCTTGATCAAATTTTCGTAAATCCTCAGGGAGGAAATTATAATATTCATTTTACGGTTAACAATCCTCAGCTTGAAAGCGACATTGAAACAGGGCGTGCCTCCATAGAAACAACTCTTGATGCATGGCAGGTCTCGCTTGCCGGATTGTCAGCGCAAAACGATCCATCCTCTTTTTACGCGATAGCAAAAACAAATATTACCGACATCCGTTCTTTGTTGGACAAAGCGGCGCTTGTCGTAAATCAGACACAGGCAGGACCCACTATCTCGCAAGCAACGCTTGACGGGTATAAAACGGACATAGCTGCGGCGCGTACTGTGGTCAATACTGCCTCGTCAAACCTTTCTTCGGCTCAGGAAAAATTACAAAATGCGATATCCTCTCTTTCATATGAAGAACAGCAGCTTATAGTCAAAACAGCAGGGGCTACGTCGGAAGCTATTCGCGTACAAGAAGCAAAATTAGACCAGGCAGAAGCAGCGGTAATCGCGCGGCAAGCAGATCTCGCAAAAACCATATTGCGCTCGCCGCTTCACGGCATTATCACCAAGCAAGACACAGAGGTAGGCCAGATTGTTACCGCGGGGCCCCACGTTGTTTCGCTGATATCCGAATCGGAATTCGAAATAAAAGTGAATATTCCGGAAACTGATATTACAAACGTGAAGATAGGGAATAGCGCGCGGGTGACTCTTGATGCCTATGGAAAAGAAGAAGAATTTGGCGCACATGTTGTTATGATAGACCCGGCGGAAACGGTCATCGAAGGAGTGGTGACATACAAAACAACGCTTCAATTTGATGAACGGGATGAACGCATAAAACCGGGCATGACCGCGAATGTTGATATTTTAACTGCGGAACGGAAAAACGTGCTTGTTATCCCCACACGATCCGTTTCTACGAAGAACGGGACTCAATTTGTACGCGTCCTCCACGAGGACGGTTCTATAGAGGAGCGCGCCATAGAAACGGGTCTTCGCGGATCATTTGGCGATATAGAAGTGACAAGTGGGCTTAAGGAAGAGGAGAAGATCGTCACTTTCTTTGACGAAGAGTAGTATGGCTTTTATTGAGCTTAAAAATATAGCAAAAGAATATTCGGACGGAACCCGGGCTTTGCGCGGGGTTTCTTTTGATGTGGATGAAGGCGAATTTGTGGGGATTATGGGGCCTTCCGGATCGGGGAAATCTACGCTTTTACACATCCTCGGATTTTTGGATACGCAATCAAAAGGGACTTACACATTTGAACGCAAGACGTTTGATGATTACGGCCCGGAGGGCATTGCGCGGCTGCGTAATGAAAAAATGGGATTCGTGTTCCAGATGTTTAATTTGCTTTCCCGCGCGAGCGTATTGGAGAACGTAAAACTTCCCCTCACATATTCTTCGGTGCCGTCATCAGAGTGGGACAAGCGGGCGCTTGAAGCGATTGAATCAGTAGGGCTCGCGCATCGCGTGGAACATGAGCCATCAGAACTTTCTGGGGGGGAAAAACAACGCGTTGCTATAGCCCGCGCGCTGGTTAATAATCCCGAGATTATTTTTGCCGATGAACCGACTGGTAACCTGGATTCGAAATCAGGGAAGGCGGTCATGGAGATTTTGCAGGAGCTGAATGAAAAAAGGGGCCATACGGTATTTTTAATAACGCACGAAACATATACCGCGGAACACGCAAAACGGATCATTACCATTCGCGATGGCGAGATAGCAAGTGACTTTGAAGTGAAAAAACGCAGATGGGCCCGCGATCATTTTGCAAAGTAATAGTATGCAACTGAGCCAAACAATAAAAACAGCATTTGCAGCACTCCGCGCGCATCGTTCGCGCTCGTTTTTGACGATTCTCGGTATCGTTATCGGCATTACTGCGATTATTATGGTCATGTCTATCGGTGAAGCAGCCCAGGGAATCATTGTAGGAGAGCTCGGAGGATTGGGAGCCGAAACCGTTGTAGTGCGTCCCGGGAAAGAACCATCGGGTCCCACTGATATTGCGGAATCATTATTTTCCGACTCGCTCAAAGAGCGTGAACTGCAAGCGCTTCAGCGCAAACAAAATGTACCCAACGCGATTGATGTAGCGCCTGAAATTCTTGTGCCGGGGAGCGTATCGTTTGAAGGAGAAACATTTCGTCCCACTATTCTTGGTTTTTCTGCT of Candidatus Niyogibacteria bacterium CG10_big_fil_rev_8_21_14_0_10_46_36 contains these proteins:
- a CDS encoding macrolide ABC transporter ATP-binding protein produces the protein MAFIELKNIAKEYSDGTRALRGVSFDVDEGEFVGIMGPSGSGKSTLLHILGFLDTQSKGTYTFERKTFDDYGPEGIARLRNEKMGFVFQMFNLLSRASVLENVKLPLTYSSVPSSEWDKRALEAIESVGLAHRVEHEPSELSGGEKQRVAIARALVNNPEIIFADEPTGNLDSKSGKAVMEILQELNEKRGHTVFLITHETYTAEHAKRIITIRDGEIASDFEVKKRRWARDHFAK